TTTTATAGCTTCGTTCTCTTCATGTACAACTGAAGAGTTTAACTTGCTAAGTCCTAAAGCTAAAACTGTAGCTTTCTGATCTTTACTGTATCCAATAGGGCTTTTTACAAGCGTTACTTTTACCTTTGCCATAACTTTGCCCTCCTTATCTCAATTGATCTACGCTAACGCCGCGAAGTCTTGCTACCTTTTCTGCGGTCTTTAACTCTCTTAAACCTTCTATCGTAGCCTTAACGCAGTTAACTGGTGTGTTCGTACCATAAGATTTAGTTTTAATATCCTTAACTCCTGCCATTTCA
The sequence above is drawn from the Eubacteriales bacterium genome and encodes:
- the rpmD gene encoding 50S ribosomal protein L30 produces the protein MAKVKVTLVKSPIGYSKDQKATVLALGLSKLNSSVVHEENEAIKGMIFKVKHLVKVESAK